The proteins below come from a single Crateriforma spongiae genomic window:
- a CDS encoding acyl-CoA thioesterase has product MPSVFDLQHVVEQDEIDAQEHVHNLRYLQWTLWAARDHSASTGWDASAELKRGFGWVVRQHEVTYRAAALAGDQLVIRTWISEKMRMAIRRKYLICRPADRMILARVQTRWVLADLRVRKAVSLPDEVYDRMVIPDSTPTPPWS; this is encoded by the coding sequence ATGCCGTCGGTTTTTGATCTGCAACACGTCGTCGAACAGGATGAAATTGATGCACAGGAACACGTCCACAATTTGCGGTATCTGCAGTGGACACTGTGGGCGGCGAGGGACCATTCGGCGTCGACCGGTTGGGATGCCTCGGCGGAACTGAAACGCGGATTCGGATGGGTGGTTCGTCAGCACGAGGTGACCTATCGCGCCGCCGCGCTGGCAGGCGACCAGTTGGTGATTCGCACCTGGATCAGCGAAAAGATGCGAATGGCAATTCGTCGAAAGTACTTGATTTGCCGTCCGGCGGATCGCATGATTTTGGCCCGTGTGCAAACCCGTTGGGTGCTGGCCGATTTGCGTGTCCGCAAGGCCGTCTCGTTGCCTGATGAAGTTTACGACCGCATGGTCATCCCGGATTCCACCCCCACACCGCCCTGGTCATGA
- a CDS encoding ArnT family glycosyltransferase encodes MAVWIGGILMAQAGVMWVNPSSFVDDPDAYRRIAWTLDQSGVFGVMWPESEAKPTAFRPPLYPILLSTITTEASDATIAALPQWRIGILHLLLNAVTLICVAAISAEHFGRASAGLACLMIGVDPILIRQSTLVMTEPLATALTAWTLWWWMRHRDETTGSRWVRSLIIASTLGLAFLCRPTFLVWAFLLALLAWIELPRRTAMIRFGVIASVMLVTVGAWTYRNFRVMGHPVWATTHGGYTILLGNNRFFYDYLSEPFSWTAWDATPFLNAYEDRHDASVSMADLWQIPPESVATLPKNASEIDEDRWAGDVAKATITSRPAMFVWACGVRLMRLWSPVPLSTGERSTLGLAVISVYYVLFGVLFLVSMLRHKSRLLGAPWLAIWAMVLALSAVHSVYWSNLRMRTPAMPGLAVIAAGSIARSTALARREDDR; translated from the coding sequence TTGGCCGTCTGGATTGGTGGAATCCTGATGGCCCAGGCCGGCGTGATGTGGGTCAATCCGTCCAGCTTCGTCGATGATCCGGACGCCTACCGGCGGATCGCCTGGACGCTGGATCAATCCGGCGTTTTTGGTGTGATGTGGCCGGAAAGTGAAGCCAAACCGACCGCCTTCCGACCGCCGCTTTATCCGATCTTGCTATCGACGATCACGACCGAAGCAAGCGATGCAACGATCGCCGCGTTACCACAATGGCGAATCGGAATACTGCACCTCTTGCTAAACGCAGTCACCCTGATCTGTGTCGCTGCAATCTCCGCCGAGCATTTTGGACGTGCATCCGCCGGACTTGCCTGCCTGATGATCGGCGTTGACCCGATTCTGATTCGTCAATCAACGCTAGTCATGACCGAACCCTTGGCAACGGCACTGACCGCTTGGACGCTTTGGTGGTGGATGCGTCACCGGGACGAAACCACCGGATCACGATGGGTCCGATCTCTGATCATCGCTTCTACATTAGGACTGGCTTTTCTGTGTCGCCCCACTTTTTTGGTGTGGGCGTTCTTGTTGGCATTACTTGCATGGATCGAACTGCCTCGCCGCACAGCGATGATTCGCTTCGGCGTTATCGCGTCGGTGATGCTCGTGACCGTGGGTGCATGGACCTATCGAAACTTTCGTGTGATGGGCCATCCCGTTTGGGCGACGACGCACGGCGGATACACGATCTTGCTTGGCAACAATCGGTTCTTTTACGACTATCTATCGGAACCGTTCTCATGGACCGCGTGGGATGCGACACCCTTTTTGAATGCGTACGAGGATCGCCATGACGCAAGTGTTTCGATGGCTGACCTTTGGCAGATCCCACCGGAATCCGTCGCAACATTACCAAAGAACGCATCGGAGATCGACGAGGACCGCTGGGCGGGCGATGTTGCCAAAGCCACCATCACATCACGGCCGGCGATGTTCGTCTGGGCATGTGGCGTCCGGCTGATGCGGCTATGGAGTCCCGTTCCCCTGTCGACCGGCGAACGATCGACACTCGGGTTGGCGGTCATCAGCGTGTATTACGTTTTGTTCGGGGTACTGTTTCTGGTTTCGATGCTGCGGCACAAGAGCCGACTGCTAGGTGCCCCCTGGCTGGCCATTTGGGCGATGGTGTTGGCTCTGTCGGCGGTGCATTCGGTGTACTGGAGCAACCTGCGCATGCGAACGCCTGCCATGCCGGGACTTGCGGTCATCGCCGCCGGTTCGATCGCTCGTTCGACCGCTCTGGCGCGGCGAGAGGACGACCGCTGA